The Macrobrachium rosenbergii isolate ZJJX-2024 chromosome 14, ASM4041242v1, whole genome shotgun sequence sequence AGATTCACTCATAATATGCCACTGATAGCAGCGATGAATGCACTTGACTGTAATTCTAACGACTTTTTAAATGATAAGAAACTGTCTACCATAGTAGAGTTTTATAAGGATATACACATAGATGAAACCCTTCTAAATATCCAAATTTCTGTAGCAAAGAGTCACTTTCTAACTAAGAATGAAAAGCCTAAGAATTTGTTTGAATTGTATGATGAACTTAAACCATTAGAATGTGCCTACTCAGAAAttcttaaaattgttaaaattctcaTCACCCTTCCAGTAACTACTGCCAGCAATGAACGACTGTGTTCAGTGCTTAGTTTAGTTAAAACGTATCTACGAACTACCATGAAAAATGAGCACTTGAATGACTTGCTTCTCATGGCCTCAGAAAAGGagctttttaaaaatcttaactaTGACATACTGgttaataattttgcaaaaattaagaTCAAGGCG is a genomic window containing:
- the LOC136845649 gene encoding uncharacterized protein; the protein is MNALDCNSNDFLNDKKLSTIVEFYKDIHIDETLLNIQISVAKSHFLTKNEKPKNLFELYDELKPLECAYSEILKIVKILITLPVTTASNERLCSVLSLVKTYLRTTMKNEHLNDLLLMASEKELFKNLNYDILVNNFAKIKIKAVSTNAVDNI